One genomic window of Comamonas serinivorans includes the following:
- the nusA gene encoding transcription termination factor NusA translates to MNRELLMLVEAISREKNVEADVVFGAVESALAQATKKLYEGETDIRVTIDRDSGDYETFRRWHVVPSEAGLQLPEQEVLLFEAEEDKPGVQVGDVIEEPIESLPIGRIGAMAAKQIILQKIRDAEREMLLNDFLSRGEKIFVGTVKRMDKGDIIAESGRVEGRLRRSEMIPKENLRTGDRVRAMIMEVDSTLRGAPILLSRAAPEFMVELFRQEVPEIEQGLLEIKSCARDAGSRAKIAVISHDKRVDPIGTCVGVRGTRVNAVTNELAGERVDIVLWSEDPAQFVIGALAPANVSSIVVDEEKHAMDVVVDEENLAIAIGRGGQNVRLASDLTGWKINIMDAAESAQKKAEETTSMRSLFMEKLDVDEEVADILIEEGFTSLEEVAYVPLQEMLEIEGFDEETVNELRSRAKAAVLTMEIAREESVVGAAQDLRDLDGVTPDLIAKLADNNIHTRDDLADLAVDELTAITGQSEEEARALIMKAREHWFGDNA, encoded by the coding sequence ATGAATCGCGAACTGCTGATGCTGGTTGAAGCGATCTCGCGCGAAAAAAATGTGGAAGCCGATGTGGTGTTTGGTGCCGTGGAATCGGCATTGGCTCAGGCCACCAAGAAGCTCTACGAAGGCGAGACCGATATCCGAGTGACCATCGACCGCGACTCGGGCGACTACGAAACGTTCCGCCGCTGGCACGTGGTGCCCAGCGAAGCGGGTCTGCAACTGCCCGAGCAGGAAGTCCTGCTGTTCGAGGCTGAGGAAGACAAGCCTGGCGTGCAGGTGGGTGACGTCATCGAGGAGCCCATCGAGTCGCTGCCGATTGGCCGCATCGGTGCCATGGCGGCCAAGCAGATCATCCTGCAGAAGATCCGCGATGCCGAGCGCGAGATGCTGCTCAACGACTTCCTCTCGCGTGGCGAGAAGATCTTCGTGGGCACGGTCAAGCGCATGGACAAGGGTGACATCATTGCCGAGTCCGGCCGTGTCGAAGGCCGCCTGCGTCGCTCCGAGATGATCCCGAAGGAAAACCTGCGCACGGGTGACCGCGTGCGGGCCATGATCATGGAGGTCGATTCGACCTTGCGTGGCGCGCCCATCCTGCTGTCCCGTGCGGCGCCCGAGTTCATGGTGGAGCTGTTCCGTCAGGAAGTGCCCGAAATCGAGCAAGGTCTGCTGGAGATCAAGAGCTGCGCCCGTGATGCGGGGTCGCGCGCCAAGATCGCCGTGATCTCGCACGACAAGCGCGTGGACCCGATCGGCACCTGCGTGGGCGTGCGCGGTACCCGTGTGAATGCCGTCACCAACGAACTGGCGGGCGAACGGGTGGACATCGTGCTGTGGAGTGAAGACCCGGCACAGTTCGTGATCGGCGCCCTGGCGCCGGCCAACGTCTCGTCCATCGTGGTGGACGAGGAAAAACACGCCATGGACGTGGTGGTGGACGAGGAAAACCTCGCCATCGCGATTGGCCGGGGCGGCCAGAACGTGCGCCTGGCTTCTGACCTGACGGGCTGGAAGATCAACATCATGGACGCGGCGGAATCGGCCCAGAAAAAGGCCGAAGAAACCACGTCCATGCGCAGCCTGTTCATGGAAAAGCTCGACGTCGACGAGGAAGTGGCCGACATCCTCATCGAGGAAGGGTTCACCAGCCTGGAAGAAGTGGCCTATGTGCCGCTGCAGGAAATGCTGGAAATCGAAGGTTTCGACGAAGAAACCGTCAACGAATTGCGTTCGCGTGCCAAGGCAGCTGTGCTGACCATGGAAATTGCGCGCGAAGAAAGCGTGGTGGGCGCAGCCCAGGACCTGCGGGACCTGGATGGCGTGACGCCTGACCTGATTGCCAAATTGGCCGACAACAACATCCACACCCGTGACGACCTCGCCGATCTCGCGGTTGATGAACTGACCGCCATCACCGGCCAGTCCGAGGAAGAAGCCCGAGCCCTCATCATGAAGGCCCGTGAGCACTGGTTCGGCGACAACGCGTGA
- the rbfA gene encoding 30S ribosome-binding factor RbfA: MATKKSPTNRSYKVADQIQRDLSELIARELKDPRVGMVTINAIELTPDYAHAKVFFSLLVGDPDASAEGLNAAAGFLRNGLFKRLHIHTVPTLHFVYDRTTEHAADMNALIAKAVSSRAKDNDEQG; this comes from the coding sequence ATGGCCACCAAGAAGTCTCCCACCAACCGCAGCTACAAGGTCGCCGACCAGATCCAGCGCGATCTGTCCGAGCTGATCGCGCGCGAGCTCAAGGACCCGCGCGTGGGCATGGTCACGATCAATGCAATCGAGCTGACGCCCGACTATGCGCATGCCAAGGTGTTTTTCAGCCTGCTCGTGGGCGATCCGGACGCCAGCGCCGAGGGCTTGAACGCGGCCGCAGGCTTCCTGCGCAACGGGTTGTTCAAGCGCCTGCACATCCACACCGTGCCCACGCTGCACTTCGTGTACGACCGCACGACCGAGCACGCGGCCGACATGAACGCCTTGATCGCCAAGGCGGTGTCGTCGCGCGCCAAGGACAACGACGAGCAAGGATGA
- the truB gene encoding tRNA pseudouridine(55) synthase TruB: protein MTGPSPGGRAPVGGAESRTDLDGVATPAQDARRAPSARIQRRPVHGVVLLDKPLTWSSNQALQKVKWLLRAEKAGHTGTLDPLATGVLPLCFGAATKFSQLQLDAPKTYEATVLLGVRTTTADAEGEVVARVTVTPDMLTPERLAAVRARFTGAIAQVPPMHSALKKDGKALYEYARAGVEVERAPRQVDIHALDMQLACNDAGEPVLHLTVRCSKGTYIRTLGEDIGLALGCGGHLTRLRRVETGGLLAAQCVTIEQLETMSEAQRLAAVQPTDCLLAGHTRVDLPAHDAGRFLSGMRRRGPWANSDAVAVYGQNPVALLGVAHVYSGELIPDRLLSPAEVEQTLVQAWGMQQAGEPGHGHAAQPTGQDAPATGR from the coding sequence ATGACAGGGCCATCCCCAGGGGGACGTGCCCCCGTGGGGGGGGCCGAGTCCCGGACCGACCTCGACGGTGTTGCGACCCCGGCGCAGGATGCGCGCCGCGCGCCGAGTGCGCGCATCCAGCGCCGCCCCGTGCATGGCGTCGTGCTGCTCGACAAGCCGCTGACCTGGTCCAGCAACCAGGCCTTGCAAAAGGTGAAGTGGCTGCTGCGCGCGGAAAAAGCCGGCCACACCGGCACGCTGGACCCCTTGGCCACGGGGGTGCTGCCGCTGTGCTTTGGTGCCGCCACCAAATTCAGCCAGCTGCAGCTCGATGCGCCCAAGACCTATGAAGCCACGGTGCTGCTGGGCGTGCGCACCACCACCGCCGATGCCGAAGGGGAGGTCGTCGCGCGCGTCACCGTCACACCGGACATGTTGACGCCGGAGCGCCTGGCTGCCGTGCGCGCCCGGTTCACCGGGGCGATTGCGCAGGTGCCGCCCATGCACAGCGCGCTGAAAAAGGATGGCAAGGCGCTGTATGAGTACGCGCGTGCGGGCGTCGAGGTGGAGCGCGCGCCGCGCCAGGTCGACATTCACGCGCTGGACATGCAGTTGGCCTGTAATGACGCAGGTGAACCCGTTTTGCATTTGACCGTGCGCTGCAGCAAAGGCACTTACATCCGCACCCTGGGCGAAGACATCGGGCTGGCGCTGGGCTGCGGCGGCCACCTCACGCGCCTGCGCCGTGTGGAGACGGGCGGCCTGCTGGCCGCGCAGTGCGTGACCATCGAACAGCTCGAAACCATGTCCGAGGCGCAGCGTCTGGCTGCCGTGCAGCCCACCGACTGCCTGTTGGCGGGCCACACGCGCGTCGATCTGCCTGCGCATGACGCGGGGCGCTTCCTGTCCGGCATGCGCCGTCGTGGCCCCTGGGCCAACAGCGACGCGGTGGCGGTGTATGGGCAAAATCCCGTGGCCCTGCTGGGTGTCGCCCATGTGTACTCAGGTGAGCTGATTCCCGATCGCTTGCTGAGCCCGGCCGAGGTCGAGCAGACGCTGGTGCAGGCGTGGGGGATGCAGCAAGCCGGTGAGCCAGGCCATGGACACGCCGCGCAGCCCACCGGTCAGGACGCACCGGCGACGGGCCGCTGA
- a CDS encoding Imm51 family immunity protein, whose translation MPQGTSLFCGRSPVATAGEAIGLMPVLPESCRDRRCAGFAGPILHDDANQTRSGATMTIEDRIKPFVLVRGSKSTSVILGAGRWQQAIFDERAADGFQGSGYDWASVADVFLDDTQPAWRADIRFDPEADMFCAYSTEVTSLEAFALAPAPTSLACATCWPAPSWTEAAGARLTRSGLLHHGS comes from the coding sequence GTGCCGCAAGGCACCTCGCTTTTTTGCGGGCGCAGCCCGGTCGCCACAGCCGGTGAAGCCATCGGCCTCATGCCGGTTCTGCCAGAATCATGCCGCGACCGCCGTTGCGCAGGCTTCGCCGGCCCGATACTGCACGATGACGCTAACCAGACCCGCTCCGGAGCAACCATGACCATCGAAGACCGCATCAAACCCTTTGTCCTCGTACGAGGCAGCAAAAGCACCTCGGTCATCCTCGGTGCTGGCCGCTGGCAACAGGCGATCTTCGATGAGCGCGCGGCAGACGGTTTTCAGGGCAGCGGTTACGACTGGGCGTCTGTCGCCGACGTCTTTCTGGACGACACCCAGCCCGCCTGGCGCGCCGACATCCGCTTCGACCCCGAGGCGGACATGTTCTGCGCCTACTCGACCGAGGTCACATCCCTCGAAGCCTTCGCCCTGGCGCCTGCGCCGACATCGCTCGCCTGCGCGACATGCTGGCCCGCGCCGAGCTGGACTGAGGCGGCCGGCGCACGGCTCACGCGCTCGGGTTTGCTGCATCACGGCTCGTGA
- the infB gene encoding translation initiation factor IF-2 yields MSSNTVAEFANELKKTSEQLIEQLEAAGVPKRSANDLLTESDKQKLLNHLQAAHGTSERRKIVLTKKSTSEIKQADATGKARTIQVEVRKKRTFVKRDEDEGANTSEQQQAELARREEAAREQAEQLRKQEEALERSRREREAAEAAEAERAKAAAEQAAREQAEREAQAAAKAKADAEAAQAKKDAPKPKVGARVNLVEDLQALERARAEEVAKAQDAQRQAKQAAEDKVAAEAQAKADAAKAQADEEAARAKDLEERRRKALAEAEAIRNMMNAPRKVLVAKRPEETKAATPEAKTAAAKPAAGARPAAGGARPPAGGAKEVKSSKLSSSWAGDSPAKKKGLPTRGGDAGNSRGNNWKSGSGRGRRGRDDHQQHAAAPVEHRAIEVHVPETITVGELAHKMSVKASEVIKQLMKLGQMVTINQPLDQDTAMIVVEEMGHVAKVAALDDPEAFSAEDEQAAAGEALQRAPVVTVMGHVDHGKTSLLDYIRRSKVAAGEAGGITQHIGAYSVSTPRGAVTFLDTPGHEAFTAMRARGAQATDIVILVVAADDGVMPQTKEAIKHAKAAKVPIVVAITKADKPDANPDKVKQELVGEEVVPEEYGGDSPFVAVSSKTGMGIDELLEQVLLQAEVLELKAPVEAAAKGIVIEARLDKGRGPVATVLVQSGTLSVSDVVLAGQTSGRVRAMLDEDGKPVKTAGPSIPVEIQGLGDVPQAGDDFVVLSDERRAREIATYRAGKFRNTKLAKQQAAKLENVFAEMQAGDVQTLPIIIKADMQGSQEALAASLLKLSTEEVRVQLVYAGVGGISESDVNLAIASGAIIIGFNVRADVQARKTAEGNDVDVRYYNIIYDAVDELKSAMSGMLAPERREEVIGMAEIRTVFVATKIGTVAGCMVTSGVVKRDAHFRLLRDNVVIYSGELESLKRMKDDVKEVKEGFECGIKLKNYNDIAEGDQLEIFEIKEIARTL; encoded by the coding sequence ATGTCCAGCAATACGGTTGCCGAGTTCGCCAATGAACTCAAGAAAACGTCCGAGCAGTTGATCGAGCAGCTTGAAGCGGCCGGTGTGCCCAAGCGCTCGGCCAATGACTTGCTCACCGAATCCGACAAGCAAAAGCTGCTCAACCATCTGCAGGCTGCACATGGCACGAGCGAGCGTCGCAAGATTGTGCTGACCAAGAAGTCCACCAGCGAGATCAAGCAGGCCGATGCCACCGGCAAGGCCCGCACGATTCAGGTCGAGGTGCGCAAGAAGCGCACCTTCGTCAAACGCGACGAGGACGAGGGCGCCAACACCTCCGAGCAGCAACAGGCCGAATTGGCGCGCCGTGAGGAAGCCGCGCGCGAACAGGCCGAACAGCTGCGCAAGCAGGAAGAAGCGCTGGAGCGCAGCCGCCGCGAACGCGAAGCCGCCGAAGCGGCCGAGGCTGAGCGGGCCAAAGCCGCTGCCGAGCAGGCTGCGCGTGAGCAAGCCGAGCGCGAAGCCCAGGCTGCGGCCAAAGCCAAGGCGGATGCCGAAGCCGCTCAGGCCAAAAAAGATGCACCCAAGCCCAAAGTGGGAGCGCGCGTGAACCTGGTGGAAGACTTGCAGGCGCTGGAGCGCGCCCGTGCCGAGGAAGTGGCCAAGGCACAGGACGCACAACGCCAGGCCAAGCAGGCAGCCGAGGACAAGGTCGCGGCCGAAGCCCAGGCCAAGGCCGACGCCGCCAAGGCGCAGGCCGACGAGGAAGCCGCCCGTGCCAAGGACCTGGAAGAGCGCCGCCGCAAGGCCTTGGCCGAGGCCGAAGCCATCCGCAACATGATGAACGCGCCCCGCAAGGTGCTCGTGGCCAAGCGTCCCGAAGAGACCAAGGCTGCGACGCCCGAGGCCAAGACCGCTGCGGCCAAACCGGCTGCCGGTGCGCGCCCTGCGGCCGGTGGTGCGCGTCCGCCCGCAGGTGGTGCCAAGGAAGTCAAGTCGTCCAAGCTGTCGTCCAGCTGGGCCGGCGACTCGCCTGCCAAGAAGAAGGGCTTGCCCACTCGCGGTGGCGACGCAGGCAACTCGCGTGGCAACAACTGGAAGAGTGGTTCCGGCCGCGGCCGTCGTGGTCGCGACGATCACCAGCAGCATGCAGCGGCACCGGTCGAACACCGCGCCATCGAAGTGCATGTGCCCGAGACCATCACCGTGGGCGAGCTCGCGCACAAGATGTCGGTCAAGGCTTCCGAGGTCATCAAGCAGTTGATGAAGCTGGGTCAAATGGTCACCATCAACCAGCCGCTGGACCAGGACACGGCCATGATCGTGGTCGAGGAAATGGGCCACGTGGCAAAGGTGGCTGCGCTCGACGATCCCGAAGCCTTCTCGGCCGAAGACGAACAGGCGGCTGCAGGCGAGGCGCTGCAGCGCGCGCCGGTGGTCACCGTCATGGGTCACGTCGACCACGGCAAGACCTCGCTGCTGGACTATATCCGTCGCTCGAAAGTGGCGGCGGGCGAAGCCGGCGGCATCACGCAGCACATCGGTGCGTATTCGGTGTCCACGCCGCGTGGCGCGGTCACCTTCCTGGATACCCCGGGTCACGAAGCCTTCACGGCCATGCGTGCCCGTGGTGCGCAGGCGACGGACATCGTGATCCTGGTGGTCGCTGCGGACGACGGTGTCATGCCGCAGACCAAGGAAGCCATCAAGCACGCCAAGGCGGCCAAGGTGCCGATCGTGGTGGCCATCACCAAGGCCGACAAGCCCGATGCCAATCCCGACAAGGTCAAGCAGGAGCTGGTGGGTGAAGAGGTCGTGCCCGAAGAGTACGGTGGTGATTCGCCGTTCGTGGCCGTGTCGTCCAAGACCGGCATGGGCATCGACGAGCTGCTCGAACAGGTGCTGCTGCAAGCCGAAGTGCTGGAGCTCAAGGCACCGGTCGAGGCCGCTGCCAAGGGCATCGTGATCGAAGCCCGTCTGGACAAGGGCCGCGGTCCTGTGGCCACAGTGCTGGTGCAATCCGGCACGCTGAGCGTCAGCGACGTGGTGCTGGCCGGTCAGACCTCGGGTCGTGTGCGGGCCATGCTGGACGAAGACGGCAAGCCGGTGAAGACCGCTGGCCCGTCGATTCCGGTCGAAATCCAGGGTCTGGGCGACGTGCCGCAGGCGGGCGACGACTTCGTGGTGCTGTCGGACGAGCGCCGGGCGCGCGAAATCGCGACCTACCGCGCTGGCAAGTTCCGCAACACCAAGCTGGCCAAGCAACAGGCGGCCAAGCTCGAGAACGTGTTTGCCGAGATGCAGGCGGGCGACGTGCAGACGCTGCCCATCATCATCAAGGCCGACATGCAGGGCTCGCAAGAGGCGCTGGCCGCTTCGCTGCTCAAGCTGTCGACCGAGGAAGTGCGTGTGCAGCTGGTGTATGCCGGCGTGGGCGGCATCAGCGAGTCGGACGTGAACCTGGCCATTGCCTCGGGCGCGATCATCATCGGCTTCAACGTGCGTGCCGACGTGCAGGCACGCAAGACGGCCGAAGGCAACGACGTGGATGTCCGTTACTACAACATCATCTACGACGCCGTGGATGAGCTGAAGTCGGCCATGTCGGGCATGCTGGCCCCCGAGCGGCGCGAGGAAGTCATCGGCATGGCCGAGATCCGCACCGTGTTCGTGGCGACCAAGATCGGCACCGTGGCCGGTTGCATGGTCACCTCGGGCGTCGTCAAGCGCGATGCACATTTCCGCCTGCTGCGCGACAACGTCGTCATCTACTCGGGCGAGCTGGAATCGCTCAAGCGCATGAAGGACGACGTGAAGGAAGTCAAGGAAGGCTTCGAGTGCGGCATCAAGCTGAAGAACTACAACGACATCGCCGAAGGCGATCAGTTGGAAATCTTCGAGATCAAGGAGATCGCGCGCACCCTGTGA
- a CDS encoding electron transfer flavoprotein-ubiquinone oxidoreductase, with amino-acid sequence MTPEAILEQYGPREAMEYDVVIVGGGPGGLATAIRLKQLAAEKGQEISVVVLEKGSEPGAHILSGAIMDPKAITELIPDWKEKGAPLNQPVTEDAFLILSETGALRTPGFALPQCFDNHGNYIVRLGEVVKWLGEQAEALGVEIFPGFPATEVVYNDDGSVKGVATGNMGIGKDGEPGPEFQLGMELHGKYTIFAEGARGQLGKQLIAKFKLDEGRDPQSYGIGIKELWEIDPSRFKAGLALHSAGWPLDTDTYGGAFMYHLGDNLVALGYVVGLNYSNPYLSPFEEFQRWKTHPNIKYYFTDDEGNVTAKRLQYGARAITAGGLFALPKTVFPGGALVGCDAGYLNASRIKGSHAAIKTGMLAAEAAFEAIQAGRQGDELTAYPEAFEKSWLYAELRKDRNYKNWFKKGLYTAIVMTGIEQKLLGGNIPWNLHRDKPDHLYLKPAAESKKIEYPKPDGKLTFDRLSSVFISNTNHSENQPAHLTLKDASVPVRINYAKFAGPEARYCPAGVYEFVTDESAEGGERLQINAQNCVHCKTCDIKDPTQNIVWVAPEGGGGPNYSGM; translated from the coding sequence ATGACGCCTGAAGCCATCCTTGAACAGTACGGTCCGCGCGAGGCCATGGAATACGACGTGGTCATCGTGGGCGGCGGCCCCGGTGGTCTGGCCACGGCCATCCGTCTGAAGCAGCTGGCGGCCGAGAAAGGGCAGGAGATCAGCGTCGTCGTGCTGGAAAAGGGTTCCGAGCCCGGCGCCCACATCCTGTCGGGCGCCATCATGGACCCCAAGGCCATCACCGAGCTGATCCCCGACTGGAAGGAAAAAGGCGCGCCGCTGAACCAGCCGGTGACCGAGGACGCTTTCCTCATCCTGAGCGAAACCGGTGCCCTGCGCACGCCCGGCTTTGCGTTGCCTCAGTGCTTCGACAACCACGGCAACTACATCGTGCGCCTGGGCGAAGTCGTGAAGTGGCTGGGTGAGCAGGCTGAAGCCCTCGGCGTGGAAATCTTCCCGGGCTTTCCGGCCACCGAAGTCGTCTACAACGACGATGGCTCCGTCAAGGGCGTGGCCACCGGCAACATGGGCATCGGCAAGGACGGCGAGCCTGGCCCCGAATTCCAGCTCGGCATGGAGCTGCACGGCAAGTACACCATTTTTGCCGAGGGCGCGCGGGGCCAGCTGGGCAAGCAGCTGATCGCCAAGTTCAAGCTCGACGAAGGCCGCGACCCCCAGAGCTACGGCATCGGCATCAAGGAACTGTGGGAAATCGACCCCTCGCGCTTCAAGGCTGGCCTGGCCCTGCACAGCGCCGGCTGGCCGCTGGACACCGACACCTACGGCGGCGCCTTCATGTACCACCTGGGCGACAACCTGGTCGCGCTGGGCTACGTGGTGGGCCTGAACTACAGCAACCCCTACCTGAGCCCGTTCGAGGAATTCCAGCGCTGGAAGACGCACCCGAACATCAAGTACTACTTCACCGACGACGAAGGCAACGTGACCGCCAAGCGTCTGCAGTACGGTGCCCGCGCCATCACGGCCGGCGGCCTGTTCGCCCTGCCCAAGACCGTGTTCCCGGGCGGCGCGCTGGTCGGCTGCGATGCCGGCTACCTGAACGCCAGCCGCATCAAGGGCAGCCACGCCGCCATCAAGACCGGCATGCTGGCCGCCGAAGCCGCGTTCGAGGCCATCCAGGCCGGCCGCCAGGGCGACGAGCTGACCGCCTACCCCGAAGCCTTCGAAAAGAGCTGGCTGTACGCCGAGCTGCGCAAGGACCGCAACTACAAGAACTGGTTCAAGAAGGGCCTGTACACCGCCATCGTGATGACCGGCATCGAGCAAAAGCTGCTGGGCGGCAACATCCCCTGGAACCTGCACCGCGACAAGCCCGATCACCTCTACCTCAAGCCCGCGGCCGAGAGCAAGAAGATCGAGTACCCCAAGCCCGATGGCAAGCTGACCTTCGACCGACTGTCCAGCGTGTTCATCAGCAACACCAACCACAGCGAGAACCAGCCAGCTCACCTGACGCTGAAGGATGCCTCGGTGCCCGTGCGCATCAACTACGCGAAGTTCGCCGGCCCTGAAGCACGCTACTGCCCGGCAGGCGTCTACGAATTCGTGACAGACGAGTCCGCCGAAGGTGGCGAGCGCCTGCAGATCAACGCCCAGAACTGCGTGCACTGCAAGACCTGCGACATCAAGGACCCGACGCAAAACATCGTCTGGGTGGCGCCCGAAGGCGGCGGCGGCCCCAACTACTCCGGCATGTGA
- the typA gene encoding translational GTPase TypA, with product MSTPIRNIAIIAHVDHGKTTMVDQLLRQSGTFAEHEKVVDTVMDNNAIERERGITILAKNCAVSWQGTHINILDTPGHADFGGEVERALSMVDGVVLLIDAQEGPMPQTRFVTKKALALGLRPIVVVNKVDKPGANPDKVINAAFDLFDKLGATDEQLDFPVVYASGINGWTSLEEGAPGEQWGKDMSALFETILKHVPEHSGDASAPLQLQISALDFSTFVGRIGVGRVNAGVVRPGQDVLVMEGPEGKQYKGRVNQVLTFQGLDRVQVTEAGPGNIVLVNGIEDLGIGVTLTSIDNPQPLPMLKIDEPTLTMNFCVNTSPLAGREGKFVTSRQIWDRLQKELRSNVALRVRETDEDGIFEVAGRGELHLTILLEEMRREGYELAVSKPRVLFREIDGVRCEPIELVTADIEESHQGGVMQALGERKGELVNMEPDGRGRVRLEYRIPARGLIGFTNEFLNLTRGSGLIGNVFDSYEPHKGEIASRKNGVLISMDDGEIFTYALGKLDDRGRMFVKANDPVYEGMIVGIHSRDNDLIVNATRTKQLTNFRVSGKEDAIKITPPIDLTLEYGVEFIEDDELVEITPKSIRLRKRFLKEHERKRASREA from the coding sequence ATGAGCACCCCGATTCGCAACATCGCCATCATCGCGCACGTTGACCATGGCAAGACGACCATGGTCGACCAGCTGCTGCGCCAGTCCGGCACCTTTGCCGAGCACGAAAAAGTCGTCGACACCGTGATGGACAACAACGCCATCGAACGCGAGCGCGGCATCACCATCCTGGCCAAGAACTGCGCCGTGAGCTGGCAGGGCACGCACATCAACATCCTCGACACACCGGGGCACGCCGACTTCGGCGGCGAAGTGGAACGCGCGCTGTCCATGGTGGACGGCGTGGTGCTGCTGATCGACGCGCAGGAAGGCCCCATGCCGCAGACGCGCTTCGTGACCAAGAAGGCCCTGGCCCTCGGCCTGCGCCCCATCGTGGTCGTGAACAAGGTCGACAAGCCCGGCGCCAACCCCGACAAGGTCATCAACGCCGCTTTCGACCTGTTCGACAAGCTGGGCGCGACCGACGAGCAGCTCGATTTCCCCGTGGTGTATGCCTCGGGCATCAACGGCTGGACGTCGCTGGAAGAGGGTGCGCCGGGTGAGCAATGGGGCAAGGACATGTCCGCCCTGTTCGAAACCATCCTGAAGCACGTGCCCGAGCACAGTGGGGACGCGAGCGCGCCGCTGCAGCTGCAGATCTCGGCCCTGGACTTTTCCACGTTCGTGGGCCGCATCGGCGTGGGCCGCGTGAACGCCGGTGTGGTCCGGCCCGGCCAGGATGTGCTGGTCATGGAAGGCCCCGAGGGCAAGCAGTACAAGGGCCGCGTGAACCAGGTGCTGACCTTCCAGGGCTTGGACCGCGTGCAGGTGACCGAGGCCGGTCCCGGCAACATCGTGCTGGTCAACGGCATCGAAGACCTGGGCATTGGCGTGACGCTGACGTCCATCGACAACCCGCAGCCGCTGCCGATGCTGAAGATCGACGAGCCCACGCTGACCATGAACTTCTGCGTGAACACCAGCCCGCTGGCCGGTCGCGAAGGCAAGTTCGTCACCAGCCGCCAGATCTGGGACCGCCTGCAAAAAGAGCTGCGCTCGAACGTCGCCCTGCGCGTGCGTGAAACCGACGAAGACGGCATTTTCGAAGTGGCCGGCCGCGGTGAACTGCACCTGACCATCCTGCTGGAAGAAATGCGTCGTGAAGGCTACGAGCTGGCCGTCTCCAAGCCGCGCGTGCTGTTCCGCGAGATCGATGGCGTGCGCTGCGAGCCCATCGAGCTGGTGACGGCCGACATCGAGGAAAGCCACCAAGGCGGCGTGATGCAGGCGCTGGGCGAGCGCAAGGGCGAGCTGGTCAACATGGAGCCCGATGGCCGCGGCCGCGTGCGCCTGGAGTACCGCATTCCGGCGCGTGGCCTGATCGGCTTCACGAACGAGTTCCTGAACCTGACCCGCGGCTCTGGCCTGATCGGCAACGTGTTCGACAGCTACGAGCCGCACAAGGGCGAGATCGCCAGCCGCAAGAACGGCGTGCTGATCTCGATGGATGACGGTGAGATCTTCACCTACGCGCTGGGCAAGCTGGACGACCGCGGTCGCATGTTCGTGAAGGCCAACGACCCCGTGTACGAAGGCATGATCGTCGGCATCCACAGCCGCGACAACGACCTGATCGTGAACGCCACGCGCACCAAGCAGCTGACCAACTTCCGCGTCAGCGGCAAGGAAGACGCGATCAAGATCACGCCGCCCATCGACCTCACGCTGGAGTACGGCGTCGAGTTCATCGAGGACGACGAGCTGGTCGAGATCACCCCCAAGAGCATCCGCCTGCGCAAGCGCTTCCTGAAGGAACACGAGCGCAAGCGCGCTTCGCGCGAAGCGTGA